The following coding sequences are from one Rutidosis leptorrhynchoides isolate AG116_Rl617_1_P2 chromosome 11, CSIRO_AGI_Rlap_v1, whole genome shotgun sequence window:
- the LOC139874313 gene encoding probable polygalacturonase: MQYTNTITIYDTRFNDLNPHPIAGYRITGTMTFPIFIRSQLSIISFLNVPFLILILSLCTTLIQSESYTSSPASSILLPHSLRSPAPVTIFVTDYGAVGDGVHYDTDSIQSAIDECSKAGGGRVVFPPGKYLTATVFLKSGVVLEVQKNATVLGGTRLEDYPAEQSRWYVVLAEDAVDVGITGGGEINGQGLEFVVRFDERKNVMVSWNQTGACSGDECRPRLIGFIRSRNVRVWDVQLTEPAYWCLHLVQCDDTYIHDLSIYGDFNTPNNDGIDIDDSNNTVITRCNINTGDDAICPKTYDGPLYNLTATDCWIRTKSSAIKFGSASWFEFRGLFFDNITIVDSHRGLGLQIRDGGNVSDVTFSNINITTRYYDPSWWGRAEPIYVTTCPRDNTSKTGSISNLTFVNITATSENGIFLSGAKSGGLSNLKFLNVDLNYKRWTSYDDGLVDYRPGCQGLVNRSSAGIMMEHINGLEVENVNIRWLGNRVRKWNNPLDFSPSNVDNISLLSFHSNSYRK, from the exons ATGCAATATACGAATACGATTACGATATACGATACACGATTCAACGATTTAAATCCGCATCCAATCGCCGGATATCGTATAACCGGAACAATGACATTTCCTATTTTTATTCGCTCTCAGTTATCAATTATTTCATTTCTAAATGttccatttttaattctaattttaTCTCTCTGTACTACACTAATCCAATCCGAATCATACACGTCATCACCAGCTTCATCTATCCTTTTACCTCACTCTCTCAGATCTCCGGCGCCTGTAACTATCTTTGTAACTGACTACGGAGCTGTCGGAGACGGCGTTCACTACGACACCGATTCAATCCAGTCGGCGATTGACGAATGCTCTAAAGCTGGCGGCGGTCGTGTGGTTTTTCCTCCGGGGAAGTACTTGACGGCGACGGTGTTTTTGAAGTCCGGTGTGGTGTTGGAGGTGCAGAAGAACGCGACGGTGTTAGGAGGAACGAGGTTGGAGGATTATCCGGCGGAACAGAGCCGGTGGTATGTGGTACTGGCGGAGGATGCGGTGGACGTCGGGATTACCGGCGGCGGTGAGATTAACGGTCAAGGATTGGAGTTTGTTGTTAGGTTTGATGAACGGAAGAATGTGATGGTTAGCTGGAATCAGACTGGTGCGTGTTCCGGTGATGAATGTAGGCCGCGATTGATCGGTTTTATTCGGAGCCGAAATGTTAGGGTTTGGGACGTACAGTTGACTGAGCCTGCTTATTGGTG TTTGCATTTGGTACAATGTGATGATACATACATTCATGATTTGTCAATCTATGGAGATTTCAATACTCCAAACAATGATGGAATTGATATAGATGATTCAAATAATACCGTGATCACAAGATGTAACATCAACACTGGCGATGATGCTATTTGTCCAAAGACGTATGATGGCCCTCTTTACAATCTCACAGCTACAGATTGTTGGATTCGTACTAAATCATCTGCTATAAAATTTGGTAGTGCCAGTTGGTTTGAATTCAGAGGTCTCTTTTTTGATAATATCACGATAGTTGACTCTCATAGAGGACTTGGACTGCAAATACGCGATGGAG GAAATGTAAGTGACGTAACGTTTTCAAACATAAACATAACTACAAGATACTACGATCCATCATGGTGGGGTCGGGCGGAGCCAATCTACGTGACAACATGCCCAAGAGATAACACTTCAAAAACGGGCTCAATCTCCAATCTTACTTTCGTTAACATCACCGCAACATCAGAAAATGGGATCTTTTTGTCAGGGGCCAAAAGTGGCGGACTTAGTAACTTAAAATTCTTGAATGTTGACCTTAATTACAAACGATGGACTAGTTATGATGATGGGTTAGTCGATTACAGGCCAGGTTGTCAAGGTTTAGTTAACCGTAGTTCGGCTGGGATCATGATGGAACACATCAATGGTTTGGAGGTAGAAAATGTAAATATCAGATGGTTAGGAAACCGTGTGAGGAAATGGAATAATCCTTTAGATTTTAGTCCCTCAAATGTCGATAACATTTCTTTATTGAGTTTCCACTCAAACTCATACCGAAAATAA